From one Humulus lupulus chromosome 8, drHumLupu1.1, whole genome shotgun sequence genomic stretch:
- the LOC133798543 gene encoding long chain acyl-CoA synthetase 8-like — protein sequence MLWDLIIFKKIRSVLGGDIRFMLCGGAPLSADSQRFINICMGAPIGQGYGLIETFVGAAFSEADDTVVGRVGPPLPCCYIKAVAA from the exons ATGCTGTGGGATTTAATCATCTTTAAGAAAATACGCTCTGTACTTGGAGGAGATATTAGATTTATGCTCTGTGGTGGAGCTCCTTTATCTGCGGATTCTCAACGCTTCATCAATATCTGCATGGG GGCTCCTATTGGCCAAGGATATGGCTTGATAGAAACTTTTGTTGGAGCTGCTTTTTCTGAGGCAGATGACACAGTAGTGGGCCGTGTAGGGCCACCCCTTCCTTGTTGCTACATTAAG GCAGTGGCTGCATAA